The Euryarchaeota archaeon DNA segment GTCGTCCTGCGTCCATCTTCCTTTCGAACCTGCCGACGGCAAGAAGCAGGCCTTGTATCAATGCCTCGGGCCTCGGCGGACATCCCGGGATGTAGGCGTCGACAGGGAGCACGCGATCGACGCCGTCGACGACCCCGTATGATCCCGCGAACGGGCCGCCCATTATCCCGCATGCGCCGACCGCGACCACGAGCTTCGGGCCGGGCATCGCCTCGTATGTCGCCCGCAGTGCCTCGACCATGTGGCGCGTCGGGGGGCCTGTGACCATTGCGAGATCTGCGTGCCGGGGGCTTGCGACGAATTGGATCCCGAGCCTTTCAAGGTCGTAATACGGTCCGGAAAGGGAAGACACCTCCACTTCGCACCCGTTGCAGCTGCCAGCGTCTACCTCGCGGATGTGCAGGGAGCCCCGGAAAAGGCGGCCGATCTCCTCCCGTAGTCTCGCCGCCGCGGCCTCTTCCGGAACGCGGCCGGGGGAAGCGACCGGTACGGTCTCCACGAGGTCGCGCCTCGACCTTGCCGCGAGTTCGAAATCGTACGACACCGAAAGCGCGCCTTCCGGGCAAGCGGGGACGCATAGCCCGCAGGCGATGCAGGCGCCGTGATCGACCGTGAAAACTGGTCCGTCGCTTTGAAGCGCCTGGGTCGGGCAGACCGGGACGCAGTCGGCGCAACCCGTACAAAGGCCCGCATCAAGCCGGATGTTCGATCGAGGACCGCGGGGGACGGTCGAGCGCGACGCGGGGTACGTGGTCGTGACGACGCGTCGCCTGGCGCGCCCATCCTCGACCGTTCGCCCCACTGACCCTGGTTCGTCGCCTCGCATGTCCACTACCTGTCGTTTCCTGCATAGCTGAGGTTGAAGCTCTTGTTGATGACCGGGAAATCCGCCAGGATGTTGTTCTTCGGGACCGCCGCTTCGAGCGCGCGCCAGTTCATGAAGCTCGGGTCCCGGATCTTGCACCGCGCGATCCTCCCGTCCCGGCCAAGCCGGACCGCGTGGAGCACCTCGCCACGGTGGGATTCCGCGAGGCCGAACCCCATCCCGCCCTCCAGGTCAGGAGGTGGGGGCGTCCTGAGGCTTCCGTCCGGCATGTCGGAGGCGCATTGGCGGATGATGCGGGCGCTCTGTTTGATCTCCTCGAGTTTCAATTGGGTGCGCGCGAAGACGTCGCCCTGCGTCCTCACGGGCACATCGAACTCCAGTTTGCCGTAAGCGGCGTGCGGCCAATCGCGACGAGAATCGATGTTCACGCCGCTTGCCCGTGCACTCGGCCCCACGACACCTAGCGCCTGCGCGTCTTCGCGTCTCAAAGTGCCGGTCTGGTCCAAGCGGTCGAGGACACTTCCGCTCGAAACGCTTCTTGCCACGATGGTGTCGGCCTCGCGGGCGACCCTCGAGGTGTCCCGTTCGACTTTGGCCATGGTTGCGGCGTCGAGGTCCACGGCGATGCCGCCGACGACGTTCGTCCCGAAGAGAAGCCGACTTCCCGTTATCTCGGCGTTGAGGCGGAGGAGCTCTTCGCGAAGGATCTGGCACTGGCTCGCGCCAACCCCGTATGCAACGTCAAGGAGCACGCCGCCGATGTCGGCCAGGTGGTTGTGCATGCGTTCCAGTTCAAGGAACACCGTTCGGACAAAACGGGCCCTCTCGGGCGCCTCGATGCGAAGCGCCGACTCCACCGCGTGGCAGAAGGCCGTGGAATGGGCGGCGCTGTTGTCCCCGCTCGTCCGCTCGGCGAGGATGAGGGCCTTGGCGAAGTCGCGTCCCTCCAGCATCTTCTCTACGCCCCGGTGCGTGTAACCGAGCCGGATCTCAAGCGCCAAGACGGTCTCGCCGGCTAGTGAGACACGGAAGTGCCCGGGTTCGATGACGCCTGCGTGGACGGGCCCGACGGCCACTTCGTACACGCCCTCGCCCTTGACCGGGGAAAACGGATAGTCGAGCCCGGTCTTTGGTGCGCCCGTCGACGTCGCGTGCTTGAGAGGTGGTCCGGCCGGCCACCCGTCGTGCGCGAGGAGGATGGGGGGAAGGCCGTTCGCGAACGATAGCCCGTGCATCTCCGCGGCTTCGCGTTCCGCCCATTCGGCCGCCGGTACATAGGGGACGATCGACGGCACGGGAGAGTCTTCCTGGCTCTCCGACAGAATCGTCACTATGAGCCCGGGAGAGAGGAAGACGTAAGACAACCGGACCCGCCCGCCGGGCGTGACCTCGTCGCCCACCAGGCTTGCGAAGCGGAAACGGCCACCGTCGACGAGCCGGTGCGCCGCGGAAGCGATGAGAGCCGGCGGGCATGGGACCTCGATTGCGGCGCTCCTCGTCCCCTCCGACGGCCGCCAGGAGAACGCTCTTTCGATGGCGGCCGTGGTGTCGTTCGGAAGCATGCTCTTTCGTAGGCCCCTGTTCCGGGAGCGAATGTAGCCGAAGAGGAGCAATGCGGATGCCGGCTTAACAGCTTGGGCTGGAGAAGCAAAGCGCAAAGCTCATGGGCGGCCCCGCCGCCCGCAGATAAGGCTCGGGCGCCCTGCCATGGGTTGGCCCCTACGCGGCCTCAGATGCCACCGTCAGGTGCGGCCTTGCCGCCTCGCGGGAAAAAACCGATCCCGCGGAGGTACCACGCTCCCATGCCGAGGACGTACGCGAAGTACGCCGCGGCCTCGAGGTAGGTCGGTGATTCCCGATATCCTAGTACGGCCTTCACCAGCGAGCCTTCCGTGGATTGCTGGTCGAGGACGCCCTCCGTGTTCCAGGCTTTCCCCGACTCGGGGACCCAGCCGACCTCGGAGAACTCGTGGACGGCCGTCGCGAAGAGGCCGCCGGCGAACAGGATGAGGAGCACGCCGGTGGCCGCGAAGAACCTGTTGATGTTCAGTTTCACGATGCCGGTGAAAACGAGGTACGCGATGATGCCGCTGATCGCAAGGCCGATGAGGGCGGAGAGGAGGAGGTCGGCCGCACTGATGGTGGGGGCGAGCGTTGCGAAGAACAGGACCGTCTCCAACCCCTCGCGGGCGACCGCGACGAAGGCGATGGAGAAGAAGACCAACGGTTTTCCGGCGTCGATCGCGCCGACCGCTTTTTTCCGAAGCTCCGTGACGAGGCCGATCGTGTGCCGGTACATCCAGATGACCATGTAGGTGAGGATCGCGACCGCGACGAGGGACGCAACGCCCTCGAAGGCCTCTGCCGAGCCGCTAGTCGCGAAGAAGTCGCGTGCGGTCGAGTCGATGAGCACACCCGCGACGACCGAGAGGAGCGCGGCGGCGCCGGCGCCCATGAGGAGGTGCCGCTTCATCTCGGGCCTTCCCAGTTTCACGACGAGTCCTGTGAGTATGCTGATGATGAGGAAGGCCTCAAGACTTTCCCTTAGCACAATCAAAGTCGCGTCTGCGGACACCATTCTCATTTCACCCGTATCACGGATTTCGGCTAGCCGAAATCGTGCCTGTTTTCGTGAACCTTCACCCAATATATAAAATTTCGGCTGCCCTAAATCAACCCCGGTGCGCTTTTCGGCCGCCGACATATGGAACCCTAAATACCCCCCGGGCAATCCGGTGCCCGTGAGAACCAAAAGCAAAGCGGCCCTCCGCTCGGCCGCCTCGCCCTTGAGCGAGAACGTGGAGATGTACCTCGAGACGGTCTACGTCCTCACGGAGAACGGGGGGAGGGCCCGCACGACGGCGATCGCCCGCGACTGGAAGGTCGCCCCCTCGTCGGCGACCGAGATGATCCAAAGACTGGCAGGCGCCGGCCTGTTGAAACACGAACCGTACAAGGGCGTCGAACTCACCCGCCGGGGATTAGAGCTTGCGAAAGGCGTCATCCGAAAGCACCGCCTTCTCGAATGTTTCCTGCAAAAGGACGTAGGGATGGACGCTCGACTCGCCGATGCGCACGCTTGCGAGATGGAGCACGTCATCCACCCGAAGTTCGAGGAGTGGTTGTGCGAACGGTTGGGGCACCCGAGGGAGACGCCGGGCGGGGCCGATATCCCGCCTGGACTTTGTTGTCACGAAGGTTGACTACGCAAGTCCAACCATTTCCAACCCCACGCTAGACCCGACATCGCCCCCCGAATCGCCCCTCGGGGCCGGACGCCGCCGTCGGCCTGAAATTCCCCTCTTCCACAATCTCTTTATACGCACGTCGCCAGCGTGTTTAAGAGGACGTAAGAGGAAGATGCGCAGGATGCGAAATCCGATATCCGCATGGGTCGTGCCCGTCTTGCTCACGGCCGGCGCCCTTGCCGGATGCATCACGCCACCGGCGCCCGAACTTCCTTCTCCCGACGTTGTCCTTCCGGGCGAGCCGGAGATCGTGAAGTTCCTGAACACGACCATTGCGGGCGCGACCCTCGTTGCGCGATCTTCCTCCGGCGGCGGCTCCTCCATCACCCTCATCGACGGCGCGAGCGAGGCCCGCGTTGATTTCCAACGCGGCGTGTTGATGTTCAAGGACAAAGCGCCGACGGCAGACACGCGCGTGACCCTCAAGCAAGGGGAGACCGCCGATTTCTTGATCCCACCCGGCCGCGACGCCACAGAGGTGACCGTGACGGCCAACGGGGAAACCGTGTCGCTGACGCTCCAAGCGCCTTACGCCGGAAGATTCAATCTGGTCTCGGGGCTAGCGGCGATCCGCGAGGCCGAGGTGCTGCGGGACGAGTACCCTCACCGGACCCCGGGGATGCCGAACTACGTGAAGAGTCAGATGCACTTCGCGAAGATATTCCAAGACCTCGGCTACGATGTGAGCGTCGACCCGTATGGCACGAACTCTTTCGAGAGCGTCGCGGTCCCCGCACGCAACCTCCGCCCTAACGATTTCGCGAACGTCGTCGCCATCAAACATGGGACGATGACGCCGGAGAAGTACGTCATCATCGGCGCGCACTATGACGTGGTCGCGAACACGATCGAAGGCTTCACGGACAACACGGCCGGGACCCTCGAGATACTGGAACTTGCGCGGGCCCTCCAGCCGATCAAGACGAAGTACTCGGTCGTCCTGGGACTCTGGGGCGGCGAAGAGGTGGCGCTCCTCGGCTCGCAGTTCTTCGTGAGATCCAACCCGACCATCATCGAGAACACGCTCTGGCACGTGAACCTCGACGATTCGGTGACCGGTTATCCGGGACCTGCCGGAAACGCGCAGCCCGTTTACGTCTCGTCAGGGCCGGACGGCCCCGTCGGCGACTACCTGAACCACTTCTTCCAGGAGATCCGCGTCCATTACATGATGTACCCGGACGGGTCCTTCACGTATGGGACGGTCGGGAAGGGTCAGGCGGGCGACACGATCCCGGGGAACACGGGTACGGGTTCCGACGCGCAAAGCGACCACACGTCGTTTCTAGCGCAGGGTGTCCCGAGCTCGTTCATCTTCAGCGGCGACGAGTACGCGTTCCACGTCCTCCACCGCCCCATCGACACGCTGAAGAACGCCACGGCGCACATGGCCGGCATCGATGACGAGAATGCGACGTTGACGCCCGAGGAAGACGCCTTGGGCACGGATCTATTGGCCCGCTCCTTCGAAGCGCACATGTGGCCGCCTTTCTACGCCGTGATGCTTACGGAACTCGGGGAGTTCGACGTCACGAAGGCCCTTGAGGAGTGCGCGGCCGCGACGCAAGACTCGGGGACGACCTGCGCCTGAGTACCGAGGTTTGTCGAAAAAACCGGGCGCGCTCTCGCCACTGACACTATTTTCCGACCAAGTTCATCTCGTCGCGTAGTGTCTGCGCCGCTTCACGTATGGATTCGCGGGTACTCCCGCCGGCGAAGATTATCCCGCGCGAAGAGTTCACGATCGCCCGTTCGCCCTTGGAATTCGCCCCGTTTCGTAATGATTCGCCGGCGTTACCGCCCTGCTCGCCGACACCGGGGATGAGAATTGGTGCTGCATCGCCCAAGATCGAGCGGACCGTCTTGAGTTCGCTTTGTGCGCTCGCCCCAACGACGGCACCCACGTTCTCGTTGTCAGCTGCCCACTCCCGCACTTTCCGCGCCACCGCCTCGTAAAGCGGCATCCCGCCGATTTTCAGGTCTTGGAAGTCCCGAGCCGAAGGGTTCGAGGTCCTGACAAGCACCAGGACGCCCTTCCCATCGAATCCCAGGTACGGGGCCACCGCGTCGCGGCCCATGTAGGGGTTCACGGTCACCGCGTCGAAGTCCATCACCTCGAACGCCGCCTGCGCGTAGGCCGTGCTCGTCGAACCGATGTCACCGCGTTTTCCGTCAAGGATAACGGGGATGTCCTGAGGGATTATGTCGCGCGTCGCCTGGAGTATCTCGAAGCCGCGTGGGCCCAACCGCTCGTAAAAGGCGGCGTTCGGCTTGTAGGCGCAGACGAGGTCCTTCGTCGCTTCGATGACCCGCCTATTGAATTCGAGTATTGCGTCCCGCCCGTGCTTGACACTCATGTCCCCCGGCACCTTAGCCGGGTCGGGGTCGAGTCCGACACAAAGATGGGACCGGTTGCGTCGGGATGAATCGAGGAGCTTCTCGATGAAACTCACCATGGGCAGTATGCCTCCGCGGGAAGAATGGTCCCGGGGCCGGGTCGCGCCGGCAAGGATGGGCGCGACTCGTGAGGCATGGGCGCCTCAGATCCGCATGATGACGCGGCGGCCCATGGCCTCGATGTATTGGGTCTCGGTGCCGGCGACCAGTTCAATCTGGTTTCCGTCCTCGTCCTTCGGGATCTCGAGTTCAAAAGTCTCGTAGCTTGCCATGTCCATGAGTTGCACGTGGTCGCCCCGAAGCGACAGCACCTGGGCGGTACGTTTGTCTATGAGCGGGACCTGGCACTTGTCGCTCACCGGGCCGGTCATCGTGCGCCTGACCTTGTCGAAGATGCCCACGACGTCGATACGCGCCTTCGCGGCGCCATGCTTACCAGGCTTCGACGTCGTTATCGAGAGGATCTTGCAAGGTTCACCGTCCACGACCATGTAGCGACCTTCCTTGAGTTCGCGTATTTCCGCCTGGGTCGTGCTCATCGGATTGACACCTGCCGCCGGATGACCCAATTAATATTTAAGGGTAACAGGGGCCGCGCGGGAGGGCGGGGCCGAGCCGCCCCATGCCATCAGCGTACGTAGCTGAACGACGACGCGAACACCTCGACGTTCGCCTTCGTGGTCCCGACGGAGCGGACCGTGTAGGGCCCCTTGTTCACGAACGCGTCGGGCTTGATCTCGCCGAAGCCGCTCAGGTAGGCGGGCCCGCAGGTTATCATGCCTTCCGGGTCGCATGCGGTGATTGCATCGACCATCACGTGCCTGTAGTCTCCCTTCGATGACGCGAGAAAGAACTCGGTCTGTACCGCTACGGCTGCGGGAGCGGTCGAACCCGGCATCTCCGTCCACCAGAAGAAGACGTCGAGAAGGCCCGTCGCCGGGAGTTTTACGTCGACCGGGTCCGCGGAATCGACCTGGTAACGCTGCTCGTCGAAGACGGCGGCCAATTGGCGCACGGTCAGGTTCGGGCTCTCCGACTCTATCGCTATGAGGCCAAAGCGCGGCCCGTCCATGTCCTCGAGGAACACGACGTATTCGCCGGGCGACGGCGTCGAGATCTCGATCCCCGTGGAGGGGAACTTCGCGAAGATGGCCGTCCGGTCGTAGAGGTAGTTCACGAGTTGGTCCTCAGGGTCGAAGACCTTGAGAAACGCCGTCGGGTCCTTGACCGAACCCACGTACTTGAGCGTGAACGAGGAGACGTTCTCCGGCACGTCCACCGCGTAGGGCGTGAACTCGGTGAGTGCGTTCGGGACGTAGCGGAACCTCGTCTCCTGCGTGAAGGTTAGCCCCGTAGTGATAAGGTTGTTCATCGCCGCGACACCCACGTTGTAACCGCCGGAGCCGCATAGGTCCTGCTCGGGGAGGTCGGATCGCACCACGTAGGCGAACGTGTAGGTGCGCGTGTGCTTTCCCGTCGACGCTATGGGGCCGTCGGGCTCGTACCATTGGTTGTGCTGCGTCATGTCGCAGTACATGGGGAACATTATGACGGGGTACAGGTCGGCCGTGTTCCCTGCCGCGTTCTCCCAAGTGGTGGTCACGGTGATCTCCATGGGAACGTCTTTCTTGATGCCGGCGTCGACCTCGTTCATGGCGCCGTTCGCCTCGAAGAGCGTGATGCAGCACCCGTCGGTCCCGGGGATGCTGTCGCGCATCGCGTGCAATCCGGGGCCGATCGTCCCGTTGGTCCACACGCTCATCTGCATCACGTCCGGGACCAAGTGCCCGGCGACGCGCGCCCTGAAACTGGAGCCGGTCTCGTCGAGAGCGATGCCTTGCGAGGTGTTCGAGATGGCGGTCGGATCCTTGGAAGCCGATGTGCCCGTCCCCGTCGCGTCGATGGAGGCGTCCGCCGCGGGCGATCCTGGGGCTCCGACGCAACCGGATAGTGCGACCGCGATCACGAGCAGGATGACGGATGGCTTGAGGTTCATGCGCTTGCCGGCTTTTCGACCTCTCCGCACGTAAAGCGGTTTGTGGTCCGGTCCTTGAAGGGTCAGCCGCAGGCGCCGGTATTTGAAGAGCGGCGCGCAACAAACCATTTATAGGCGCGAGTGGAGGCTCCCGAGATGGCTGGACGAGGGGCCGTAGGGCTTGTTCTGTTTCTCCTCGCGGCCACAACCCTATCCGGGTGCCTTGGAAGCGATGCCCCGCCTCAAGACTCCGGGGCCGAGCCTGCGAAAGTCGTACCCGAGGTGGAGGAGACGAAGGCGTCCGACGACGGCCTCTCCGCCTTCGCGCAGCGGCTCGAGGAGAAGTTCCACACGCACGACGCCTGGAACGGCAAGCACCAGCTGAAGTTGATGGACGCGGACATCTCAAGCGGCCCCCTTGTCCCCGACCCCAACGGGCCGGCAGGTCCGTTCGGCGCCCTCGCGATCTTCGCACAGAACGGGCAACGTGGCTTTGGCGGCGGCCTCGGGGCCCGCTCGTTCGAACTCCCCCCGAACCAGGTCGTGCCATCGGAGACCGAGTGGGTGGAAGTGCAGGTCCGATGGGACGGTTCGCCTTCCATCACCGGCCTACGCCTCGGTTACCAGACGGCGGCGATGAAGTCGATGAACGTGACACCGGCGCTCGAACCGGCGAAGATCGTGAAGATCCAGACGACGCTTCTCGACAACGACATCCCGCATGTGGCCGTGAGCAAATGGCGCTTTGGGCTCTTCCCTGCGAACGACCAGAGCCCCGGCTCTCCCGGGGTCTTCAACGGCACGGCGCGCGTGACGGTCACGGCGGTGCGAACGACCGATTCCCTCTTCGTGGCCCCGCCGCATCCGGACTGGTGGGGCGACAATACGACGATGAACATACTCACCGTGACGCGCAAGGCCAGCCAGAAGTGGGTGGTCTTCCCGTTGATGTTCCCGGGCCTTGCCGAGGGCCAAGGGTTCGGGCAGATCCCCGTCCCGAACGGGACCATCGTCCCACCGCACACGAAGGCCTTGAAAGTGGAGATCAAGTGGACGAACAACGACATGACGACGTCGGCCACCGCGCCGAAGCCAGCCATCGGGTGGTCGCCCGCGAACAGCCGCCGCGCCGCCAACCAGGAAGCCGACAAGATCACG contains these protein-coding regions:
- a CDS encoding NADH-quinone oxidoreductase subunit C, whose translation is MLPNDTTAAIERAFSWRPSEGTRSAAIEVPCPPALIASAAHRLVDGGRFRFASLVGDEVTPGGRVRLSYVFLSPGLIVTILSESQEDSPVPSIVPYVPAAEWAEREAAEMHGLSFANGLPPILLAHDGWPAGPPLKHATSTGAPKTGLDYPFSPVKGEGVYEVAVGPVHAGVIEPGHFRVSLAGETVLALEIRLGYTHRGVEKMLEGRDFAKALILAERTSGDNSAAHSTAFCHAVESALRIEAPERARFVRTVFLELERMHNHLADIGGVLLDVAYGVGASQCQILREELLRLNAEITGSRLLFGTNVVGGIAVDLDAATMAKVERDTSRVAREADTIVARSVSSGSVLDRLDQTGTLRREDAQALGVVGPSARASGVNIDSRRDWPHAAYGKLEFDVPVRTQGDVFARTQLKLEEIKQSARIIRQCASDMPDGSLRTPPPPDLEGGMGFGLAESHRGEVLHAVRLGRDGRIARCKIRDPSFMNWRALEAAVPKNNILADFPVINKSFNLSYAGNDR
- a CDS encoding metal-dependent transcriptional regulator, whose product is MRTKSKAALRSAASPLSENVEMYLETVYVLTENGGRARTTAIARDWKVAPSSATEMIQRLAGAGLLKHEPYKGVELTRRGLELAKGVIRKHRLLECFLQKDVGMDARLADAHACEMEHVIHPKFEEWLCERLGHPRETPGGADIPPGLCCHEG
- the pyrF gene encoding orotidine-5'-phosphate decarboxylase, which encodes MSFIEKLLDSSRRNRSHLCVGLDPDPAKVPGDMSVKHGRDAILEFNRRVIEATKDLVCAYKPNAAFYERLGPRGFEILQATRDIIPQDIPVILDGKRGDIGSTSTAYAQAAFEVMDFDAVTVNPYMGRDAVAPYLGFDGKGVLVLVRTSNPSARDFQDLKIGGMPLYEAVARKVREWAADNENVGAVVGASAQSELKTVRSILGDAAPILIPGVGEQGGNAGESLRNGANSKGERAIVNSSRGIIFAGGSTRESIREAAQTLRDEMNLVGK
- a CDS encoding translation initiation factor IF-5A, encoding MSTTQAEIRELKEGRYMVVDGEPCKILSITTSKPGKHGAAKARIDVVGIFDKVRRTMTGPVSDKCQVPLIDKRTAQVLSLRGDHVQLMDMASYETFELEIPKDEDGNQIELVAGTETQYIEAMGRRVIMRI
- the nuoB gene encoding NADH-quinone oxidoreductase subunit NuoB, coding for MDMRGDEPGSVGRTVEDGRARRRVVTTTYPASRSTVPRGPRSNIRLDAGLCTGCADCVPVCPTQALQSDGPVFTVDHGACIACGLCVPACPEGALSVSYDFELAARSRRDLVETVPVASPGRVPEEAAAARLREEIGRLFRGSLHIREVDAGSCNGCEVEVSSLSGPYYDLERLGIQFVASPRHADLAMVTGPPTRHMVEALRATYEAMPGPKLVVAVGACGIMGGPFAGSYGVVDGVDRVLPVDAYIPGCPPRPEALIQGLLLAVGRFERKMDAGRRPQREVVP
- a CDS encoding FTR1 family protein; translation: MVSADATLIVLRESLEAFLIISILTGLVVKLGRPEMKRHLLMGAGAAALLSVVAGVLIDSTARDFFATSGSAEAFEGVASLVAVAILTYMVIWMYRHTIGLVTELRKKAVGAIDAGKPLVFFSIAFVAVAREGLETVLFFATLAPTISAADLLLSALIGLAISGIIAYLVFTGIVKLNINRFFAATGVLLILFAGGLFATAVHEFSEVGWVPESGKAWNTEGVLDQQSTEGSLVKAVLGYRESPTYLEAAAYFAYVLGMGAWYLRGIGFFPRGGKAAPDGGI
- a CDS encoding M28 family peptidase, coding for MRNPISAWVVPVLLTAGALAGCITPPAPELPSPDVVLPGEPEIVKFLNTTIAGATLVARSSSGGGSSITLIDGASEARVDFQRGVLMFKDKAPTADTRVTLKQGETADFLIPPGRDATEVTVTANGETVSLTLQAPYAGRFNLVSGLAAIREAEVLRDEYPHRTPGMPNYVKSQMHFAKIFQDLGYDVSVDPYGTNSFESVAVPARNLRPNDFANVVAIKHGTMTPEKYVIIGAHYDVVANTIEGFTDNTAGTLEILELARALQPIKTKYSVVLGLWGGEEVALLGSQFFVRSNPTIIENTLWHVNLDDSVTGYPGPAGNAQPVYVSSGPDGPVGDYLNHFFQEIRVHYMMYPDGSFTYGTVGKGQAGDTIPGNTGTGSDAQSDHTSFLAQGVPSSFIFSGDEYAFHVLHRPIDTLKNATAHMAGIDDENATLTPEEDALGTDLLARSFEAHMWPPFYAVMLTELGEFDVTKALEECAAATQDSGTTCA